A region of Planctomycetota bacterium DNA encodes the following proteins:
- the polX gene encoding DNA polymerase/3'-5' exonuclease PolX: protein MSTNEALASRLEEIAALLDLLGEDSFRAAAHTRAARAVADLAHDIGDLARDRANITAIPGVGAKIADKIIEFCTTGAIAELDALRARVPSGLLALLRIPGLGPKTVRVLWQQGGVTDVASLEQCIESGAILSLPRMGAKAAEKIKANLEFARSTQQRLWLGRAARVADVFLARVRALPAVERAEVAGSVRRGKETIGDIDILVALRPGHEHAALSVAETFASTPGVVGVITSGEGRSSVRVSLDADHGRWGSPASTDADVAVAGPTIQVDLRVLPAASWGAALMYFTGSKEHNVRLRERALSMGMTLTDWGLFPEDDGKTPPHTRGVVPVAGATEEDVYAKLGLPWIPPEVREDRGELDRPNLDPRAPWALVDVSQIRAELHAHTTASDGRMSIEELAAEAARRGFHTIAVTDHSQSSTVANGLRPDRLRRHIDAVREAAARTKGITILAGSEVDILADGVLDYDDELLAQLDVVVASPHAALTQDPATATRRLLRAIEHPLVHILGHPTGRLINRRKGLEPAMPELIAAAKQHRVALEINAHWMRLDLRDIHVRAAVDAGCLIAIDCDVHAREDYDNLPYGVATARRGWCTPDLCVNTWDAPRLHAWLKSKGRG, encoded by the coding sequence ATGTCGACCAACGAAGCGCTGGCGTCGCGCCTGGAAGAAATCGCGGCCCTGCTCGACCTGCTGGGCGAAGACTCCTTCCGCGCCGCCGCCCACACCCGGGCCGCCCGCGCCGTCGCCGACCTCGCCCACGACATCGGCGATCTCGCCCGCGATCGGGCCAACATCACCGCCATCCCGGGGGTGGGCGCCAAGATCGCCGACAAGATCATCGAGTTCTGCACCACCGGCGCGATCGCCGAGCTCGACGCCCTGCGCGCAAGGGTGCCCTCGGGCCTGCTCGCACTGCTCCGCATCCCGGGCCTGGGCCCCAAGACCGTCCGCGTGCTCTGGCAGCAGGGGGGCGTCACGGACGTCGCCTCGCTCGAGCAGTGCATCGAGAGCGGCGCGATCCTCTCGCTGCCCCGCATGGGCGCCAAGGCCGCCGAGAAGATCAAGGCCAACCTTGAGTTCGCCCGCAGCACGCAGCAGCGCCTGTGGCTCGGACGCGCCGCGCGCGTCGCCGACGTGTTCCTCGCGCGCGTGCGCGCCCTGCCCGCGGTCGAGCGTGCGGAAGTCGCCGGCTCCGTCCGGCGTGGCAAGGAAACCATCGGCGACATCGACATCCTGGTCGCGCTCAGGCCCGGGCACGAGCACGCCGCCCTGTCGGTCGCCGAGACGTTCGCGTCCACGCCCGGCGTTGTCGGTGTCATCACCTCTGGCGAGGGGCGTAGTTCGGTGCGCGTCTCGCTCGACGCCGACCACGGGCGCTGGGGGAGCCCCGCCTCCACGGACGCCGACGTCGCCGTCGCCGGCCCGACCATCCAGGTCGATCTCCGCGTGCTCCCGGCCGCGTCCTGGGGAGCCGCCCTCATGTACTTCACGGGCAGCAAGGAGCACAACGTCCGCCTGCGCGAGCGGGCCCTCTCCATGGGCATGACCCTCACCGACTGGGGCCTCTTCCCCGAAGACGATGGGAAAACCCCGCCCCACACCCGGGGCGTGGTGCCCGTTGCAGGCGCCACCGAAGAAGACGTCTACGCGAAGCTCGGCCTGCCCTGGATCCCCCCCGAAGTCCGCGAAGACCGGGGCGAACTCGACCGCCCCAACCTCGACCCGCGCGCCCCCTGGGCCCTCGTCGACGTCTCGCAGATCCGGGCCGAACTCCACGCCCACACCACCGCGTCCGACGGGCGCATGTCGATCGAAGAACTCGCCGCCGAGGCCGCCCGGCGCGGGTTCCACACGATCGCCGTCACCGATCACTCGCAGTCGTCGACGGTGGCGAACGGGCTGCGCCCTGACCGGCTTCGCCGGCACATCGACGCCGTTCGCGAGGCCGCCGCACGCACGAAGGGCATCACCATCCTCGCCGGCAGCGAGGTGGACATCCTGGCCGACGGGGTGCTCGACTACGACGACGAACTGCTCGCGCAGCTCGACGTGGTGGTCGCGAGCCCGCACGCCGCGCTGACGCAGGACCCCGCGACCGCCACCAGGCGCCTGCTCCGCGCCATCGAGCACCCGCTGGTGCACATCCTGGGGCACCCGACGGGGCGGCTCATCAACCGGCGCAAGGGCCTGGAGCCGGCGATGCCCGAGCTCATCGCCGCCGCGAAGCAGCACCGCGTCGCGCTGGAGATCAACGCCCACTGGATGCGCCTGGACCTGCGCGACATCCACGTCCGCGCCGCCGTCGACGCCGGCTGCCTCATCGCGATCGACTGCGACGTCCACGCGCGCGAGGACTACGACAACCTGCCGTACGGCGTCGCCACCGCCCGGCGCGGCTGGTGCACCCCGGACCTGTGCGTCAACACCTGGGACGCGCCCCGCCTGCACGCGTGGCTCAAGAGCAAAGGCCGCGGGTAG
- a CDS encoding helix-turn-helix transcriptional regulator produces the protein MVGSNLHQRLRAVTGHRSYREIAELTGTHPETVRRYMLGQSPSIEFISALSSALQVNGEWLLTGRGPSGRGDIRAHALREANPTELLNAVAATLERLMDRVERLETFLHTMEARLRAAPPVSSPHADRPVVSVPDRPLSIADAIGGGAPADAGRPPPPGNR, from the coding sequence ATGGTCGGATCGAATCTCCACCAGCGGCTCCGCGCCGTCACCGGTCACCGCAGTTACCGCGAGATCGCCGAACTCACCGGCACGCACCCCGAAACCGTCCGCCGCTACATGCTCGGGCAATCCCCCAGCATCGAGTTCATCAGCGCACTCAGCAGCGCGCTCCAGGTCAACGGCGAGTGGCTGCTCACCGGCCGCGGGCCCAGCGGGCGGGGCGACATCCGCGCCCACGCGCTCCGCGAGGCGAACCCCACCGAACTCCTCAACGCCGTCGCCGCCACGCTCGAACGCCTCATGGACCGCGTCGAGCGCCTCGAAACGTTCCTGCACACGATGGAAGCGCGGCTGCGGGCCGCACCCCCAGTATCCTCCCCGCATGCCGACCGACCCGTTGTTTCAGTACCCGACAGGCCCCTCTCGATCGCCGACGCCATCGGCGGGGGAGCACCTGCGGATGCTGGTCGACCTCCTCCGCCCGGGAACCGCTGA